The following are from one region of the Gloeocapsa sp. DLM2.Bin57 genome:
- a CDS encoding alpha-E domain-containing protein, giving the protein MLSRVADSIYWLNRYIERAENVARFIDVNFNLMLDLPAGIQQQWEPLVTTTGDMSQFQSSYGGGTSENVINFLTFDSEYPNSILSCLNRARENARSIREIISSEMWQEVNNFYHLVNDSAKTSISVNLIDFFTEVKLASHRFAGVMDATMSHNDGWHFGQMGRLIERADKTTRIIDVKYFYLLPSIEWVGTPLDQIQWIALLKSASGYEMYRKSQHRITPNSVAEFLILNREFPRSIYFCLYQTQQSLHQITNTPVGTWSNGSERTLGRICAELGYTTMEDVMEDGLHQFLDKLQTKINTIGKEITETFFKVYDD; this is encoded by the coding sequence ATGTTAAGTAGAGTAGCAGATTCTATCTATTGGCTTAATCGTTACATCGAACGTGCGGAAAATGTGGCTCGTTTTATCGATGTTAATTTCAATTTGATGCTAGATTTACCTGCAGGAATTCAGCAACAGTGGGAACCTTTGGTAACTACCACAGGGGATATGTCTCAGTTTCAAAGTAGTTATGGTGGGGGAACATCGGAAAATGTGATTAATTTTCTGACTTTTGACTCAGAATACCCTAACTCGATTCTCTCTTGTTTAAATCGCGCTAGAGAAAATGCTCGTTCCATTCGTGAGATTATTTCCTCGGAAATGTGGCAAGAAGTAAATAACTTCTACCATCTTGTTAATGATAGTGCCAAAACCTCCATATCGGTTAACCTGATTGACTTTTTTACGGAAGTAAAATTGGCTAGTCACCGCTTCGCAGGAGTGATGGATGCGACTATGAGTCATAACGATGGTTGGCATTTTGGACAAATGGGGAGGTTAATTGAACGCGCGGATAAAACTACTCGGATTATAGACGTAAAGTATTTTTATTTATTACCCTCGATCGAATGGGTAGGTACTCCTCTCGACCAAATTCAGTGGATCGCTTTGTTGAAATCCGCTAGTGGTTATGAAATGTACCGTAAAAGTCAACATCGTATTACCCCTAATAGTGTTGCTGAATTCTTGATCTTAAACCGAGAGTTTCCCCGTTCAATTTATTTTTGTCTTTACCAAACACAACAATCTCTCCATCAAATTACTAATACGCCTGTAGGTACTTGGTCTAATGGATCAGAAAGAACCCTAGGTCGTATCTGTGCCGAATTGGGCTATACAACCATGGAGGATGTGATGGAAGACGGTTTACATCAATTTCTTGATAAACTACAAACCAAGATTAATACCATCGGTAAAGAGATTACCGAGACCTTCTTTAAGGTTTATGACGACTGA
- a CDS encoding circularly permuted type 2 ATP-grasp protein: MSLATYDPEDFYDELFLSPGQPRPHAASLIEWIKQLPLEQLYQNRETAQRALYNLGVTFNVYSDNQGIERVFPFDVIPRIIEASEWQWLEKGLKQRIQALNLFLNDIYGEQKIIADGVIPSEIIYSATSYLKPCAGIKPAKGVWCQITGTDLIRHNDGQWYVLEDNLRVPSGISYVLENRRVMKSTFTSIFQTLAIKPIDDYPSHLLDTLLDLAPPHLPSPTVVVMTPGIYNSAYFEHSFLAQQMGVELVEGRDLVVVDGYLQMRTTKGLRRVDVIYRRVDDIFLDPLVFRSDSLLGVPGLMEVYRQGRVALANAPGTGVADDKVVYAYVPEMIRYYLGEDQIIPNVPTYLCWRDQDREYVLSHLDQLVVKSANEAGGYGMLMGKTATPAEREEFAEKIIANPRNYIAQPTLSLSRVPTLISDDQGMTIEGRHVDLRPYILHGGDNIYVHPGGLTRVALQKGSLVVNSSQGGGSKDTWVLNQ; this comes from the coding sequence GTGTCCCTAGCCACCTATGACCCAGAAGACTTTTATGACGAACTCTTTCTCAGTCCCGGTCAACCTAGACCTCACGCTGCTTCATTAATTGAATGGATTAAACAATTACCCCTAGAACAACTTTACCAGAATCGCGAAACAGCCCAAAGAGCATTGTATAATCTAGGTGTAACCTTTAATGTTTATAGTGATAATCAAGGTATCGAGAGAGTCTTTCCCTTTGACGTTATTCCCCGCATTATTGAAGCCTCCGAGTGGCAATGGTTAGAAAAAGGACTAAAACAAAGAATTCAAGCCTTAAACCTCTTTCTCAACGACATTTATGGGGAACAGAAGATTATCGCTGATGGAGTTATACCCAGTGAAATTATCTACTCAGCCACTAGCTATCTCAAACCCTGTGCAGGTATAAAACCAGCCAAAGGAGTTTGGTGTCAAATTACGGGAACAGACCTGATTCGTCACAACGATGGACAATGGTACGTTTTAGAAGATAACTTGCGCGTACCTTCAGGTATATCTTATGTTTTAGAAAATCGTCGGGTGATGAAAAGTACCTTTACCTCAATTTTTCAAACCCTAGCGATTAAACCCATAGACGACTACCCCAGTCACCTACTCGATACCCTCTTAGATTTAGCCCCTCCCCATTTACCCAGTCCAACGGTAGTGGTAATGACACCTGGTATTTATAATTCTGCTTACTTTGAACATTCCTTTTTAGCCCAACAAATGGGAGTAGAATTAGTCGAAGGTAGAGACTTAGTGGTAGTAGATGGTTATTTACAGATGCGGACAACCAAAGGTTTACGCAGAGTAGATGTGATCTATCGTCGTGTAGATGATATATTTTTAGATCCTTTAGTATTTCGTTCCGACTCACTCTTAGGAGTTCCCGGACTAATGGAAGTATATCGTCAAGGACGTGTAGCCTTAGCTAATGCCCCAGGGACAGGGGTAGCTGATGATAAGGTAGTCTATGCTTATGTACCCGAAATGATTCGCTATTACCTCGGTGAAGACCAAATTATCCCCAATGTTCCTACTTATCTCTGTTGGCGAGACCAAGATCGAGAATACGTGCTTTCTCACCTAGATCAGTTAGTAGTCAAATCAGCTAACGAAGCAGGAGGTTACGGTATGCTGATGGGGAAAACAGCAACCCCCGCCGAGAGGGAAGAATTCGCCGAAAAGATCATCGCTAACCCGCGTAATTATATCGCTCAACCTACCTTGAGTCTATCGCGAGTACCGACCTTAATCAGCGATGATCAGGGAATGACTATCGAAGGACGTCATGTAGATTTACGTCCCTATATCCTCCACGGTGGGGATAATATTTATGTCCATCCAGGAGGTTTAACCCGTGTAGCTTTGCAAAAAGGCTCTCTAGTGGTAAATTCTTCTCAAGGTGGTGGCAGTAAGGATACGTGGGTACTCAATCAGTAA
- a CDS encoding DUF1622 domain-containing protein — protein MEHFFLHGLEGLEASLFLLVRLIKLFLEAIAVFCVFYGLLKTLHTAWQFRRRYHGEIPLIQLRICFGVWLAFALEFQLGSDILATTIAPSFDSLLKLAIISVIRTFLNYFLNQELEKQLEMNKNR, from the coding sequence ATGGAACATTTTTTCTTACATGGTCTAGAAGGTTTAGAGGCTTCTCTATTTTTACTGGTTAGATTGATTAAGTTATTTCTAGAGGCGATCGCCGTTTTTTGTGTTTTCTATGGGTTATTAAAAACTCTCCATACTGCTTGGCAGTTTCGACGTCGTTATCATGGGGAAATTCCTTTAATTCAATTACGCATTTGTTTTGGTGTTTGGTTGGCTTTTGCTTTAGAATTTCAATTAGGGTCTGATATTTTAGCAACGACGATCGCTCCTAGTTTCGATAGTTTACTGAAGTTAGCCATTATCTCGGTGATTAGGACTTTTTTGAATTATTTTCTCAATCAGGAGTTAGAAAAACAGTTAGAAATGAACAAAAATCGTTAA
- a CDS encoding bifunctional phosphoribosyl-AMP cyclohydrolase/phosphoribosyl-ATP diphosphatase HisIE — protein sequence MMSLSLPLDQIRYNEQGLVPAIAQDYLDGTILMLAWMNRASLAKTLDTREAWYWSRSRQELWHKGATSGHLQKVQQIRYDCDSDAILLTVEQVGDIACHTGERSCFHQQETGKSLPPGDVLSELFKVICDRRDHPNENSYTCKLLEGGDNRILKKIGEESAEVVMACKDNESEAIASEVADLLYHTLVAIAYHHVDLREVYKKLHERRQ from the coding sequence CTGATGTCTCTATCTTTACCTTTGGATCAAATTCGCTACAATGAACAGGGATTAGTTCCGGCGATCGCTCAAGATTATCTCGATGGTACTATCTTGATGTTAGCTTGGATGAATCGCGCTTCTTTAGCTAAAACTCTCGACACCAGGGAAGCTTGGTACTGGAGTCGTTCTCGTCAAGAATTATGGCATAAAGGGGCTACCTCGGGACATTTGCAAAAAGTTCAACAGATACGTTATGACTGTGATAGTGATGCTATCTTATTAACTGTAGAACAGGTAGGGGATATTGCTTGTCATACAGGTGAGAGAAGCTGTTTTCATCAACAGGAAACGGGAAAGTCTTTACCTCCTGGTGATGTCCTTTCTGAGTTATTTAAGGTTATCTGCGATCGCCGTGATCACCCCAATGAGAACTCCTATACCTGTAAACTCTTAGAGGGGGGAGATAATCGCATTCTTAAAAAAATTGGGGAAGAATCAGCCGAAGTAGTTATGGCTTGTAAAGATAATGAAAGTGAGGCGATCGCTTCAGAAGTAGCTGATTTACTCTATCATACCCTAGTGGCGATCGCTTATCATCACGTAGATTTACGAGAAGTATATAAAAAGTTACACGAACGTCGTCAATAA
- a CDS encoding glycoside hydrolase → MSHPLYIAFIWHQHQPLYKNSQGKYLLPWVRLHGTKDYLDLALLLSRYPKLHQTINLVPSLILQLEDYIKGTAFDPYLELTLTPEENLNLKQKEYIIEHFFDANHHTLIDPHPRYSELYYQKQNHGEQWCQENWTKQEYADLLAWHNLAWIDPLFWDDPEIEQWLKQGRNFSLSDRQRIISKQRQILSRIIPQHKQMQERGQLEVTTTPYTHPILPLLADTNSGRVAVMDMTLPENRFQWAEDIPRHLRKAKAMYVDRFGQTPRGLWPSEQSVSPEILPYIAKEGFNWICSDEAVLGWSLKHFFHRDETGNVYEPELLYQPYRLVTPYGDLSIVFRDHRLSDLIGFSYGGMDANHAVGDLIGHLEAIARRIQQRGLQDEPWLVTIALDGENCWEFYQQDGLPFLSTLYERLSQQDNLQLVTVSEFLTKFPPKTIIPSQQLHSGSWVDGSFTTWIGDPVKNKAWDLLTQARQVLAKHPEATEENNPEVWEALYAAEGSDWFWWFGEGHSSNQDAIFDQLFREHLKGIYRSLNEKIPPNLSQPVDTHHQKRDHLPQSFIHPVINGSGDEQDWDKAGRLEVGGARGTMHRSSVIQQLYYGWDHLHFYVRLDFQRGSDLNRDLARELHLLWYYPGIPKQSSPIPLAGVPNQSPLNYLYHHHLGIDLQSQSLWLEEAGNSFSWNPRFTRSYLVVDHCLELAVPWSDIHVQPDYNLELVMILANQGHFQGYLPENQLVKLVVP, encoded by the coding sequence ATGTCTCATCCACTCTATATAGCTTTTATTTGGCATCAACATCAACCTTTATATAAAAATAGTCAGGGAAAATATCTCTTACCTTGGGTTAGATTACACGGAACTAAAGATTATCTGGATTTAGCCTTATTATTATCTAGATATCCTAAGTTACACCAAACGATTAATTTAGTCCCTTCATTAATTTTACAGTTAGAAGACTATATTAAAGGTACAGCTTTTGACCCCTATTTAGAATTAACTTTAACTCCTGAAGAAAACCTGAATCTCAAGCAGAAAGAATATATTATTGAGCATTTTTTTGACGCTAATCATCATACCTTGATTGATCCCCATCCTCGCTATAGCGAATTATATTATCAAAAACAAAATCATGGTGAACAATGGTGTCAGGAAAATTGGACAAAACAAGAATATGCAGACTTATTAGCTTGGCATAATTTAGCCTGGATTGATCCTTTATTTTGGGATGATCCAGAGATAGAACAATGGTTAAAACAAGGCAGAAATTTTAGTTTAAGCGATCGCCAACGGATTATCTCCAAACAACGACAAATTCTCAGTAGAATTATCCCCCAACATAAACAGATGCAAGAAAGGGGACAATTAGAAGTAACTACCACTCCCTACACTCACCCCATTTTACCTCTGTTAGCTGATACTAATTCAGGACGAGTAGCAGTTATGGATATGACTTTACCAGAAAATCGCTTTCAATGGGCCGAGGATATACCCCGACATCTGCGTAAAGCTAAAGCAATGTATGTAGATAGGTTTGGTCAAACTCCAAGGGGATTATGGCCCTCAGAGCAGTCGGTAAGTCCTGAAATATTACCCTATATCGCTAAAGAGGGTTTTAACTGGATTTGTTCGGATGAAGCGGTATTGGGATGGAGTCTCAAACACTTTTTCCATCGGGATGAAACGGGAAATGTCTATGAACCAGAATTACTCTATCAACCCTATCGTTTAGTTACTCCCTATGGAGATTTAAGTATCGTCTTTCGGGATCACCGTCTCTCAGATTTGATTGGATTTAGCTATGGGGGAATGGATGCTAATCACGCTGTAGGTGATTTAATCGGACATCTAGAGGCGATCGCCCGTAGAATCCAACAAAGGGGATTACAAGACGAACCCTGGTTAGTGACTATCGCTTTAGATGGGGAAAACTGTTGGGAATTTTATCAGCAAGATGGGTTACCCTTTTTAAGTACTCTTTATGAACGTCTCAGTCAACAGGATAATCTACAATTAGTAACGGTATCAGAATTTTTAACTAAGTTTCCCCCTAAAACCATCATTCCTAGTCAACAATTACACAGTGGATCTTGGGTTGACGGGAGTTTTACTACCTGGATTGGCGATCCTGTGAAAAATAAAGCTTGGGATTTACTGACTCAAGCAAGACAAGTCTTAGCTAAACATCCTGAAGCAACCGAAGAGAATAACCCCGAGGTTTGGGAAGCGTTATACGCAGCGGAAGGATCTGACTGGTTTTGGTGGTTTGGTGAGGGACATTCTTCTAACCAGGATGCGATCTTTGACCAATTATTCCGAGAACATCTCAAGGGGATTTATCGTTCTCTCAATGAGAAAATACCACCTAATCTCTCTCAACCTGTAGATACTCACCACCAGAAACGAGATCACCTTCCCCAAAGTTTTATCCATCCTGTGATTAATGGTTCAGGGGATGAACAAGACTGGGATAAAGCAGGACGTCTAGAAGTAGGAGGGGCCAGGGGAACGATGCACCGTAGTAGCGTTATTCAACAATTATACTATGGATGGGATCACCTTCATTTTTATGTGCGTTTAGATTTCCAAAGGGGAAGCGATTTAAACCGAGATCTAGCTAGAGAGTTACATCTACTTTGGTATTATCCAGGTATTCCCAAACAGAGTAGCCCGATACCTTTAGCAGGAGTTCCCAATCAATCTCCCCTTAATTATCTCTATCATCACCATCTCGGGATAGATTTACAGAGTCAATCCCTCTGGTTAGAAGAAGCGGGGAATAGTTTCTCCTGGAATCCTCGTTTTACCCGTAGTTATTTAGTGGTTGATCACTGTTTAGAATTAGCTGTACCCTGGTCAGATATTCACGTCCAACCAGATTATAATCTAGAGTTAGTAATGATTTTAGCTAATCAGGGTCACTTCCAGGGTTATTTACCCGAGAATCAGCTAGTTAAGTTAGTAGTTCCCTAG
- a CDS encoding glycosyltransferase: protein MSTDNQRSLRVFYFTGPGTPIGPYQSWKKGELYPKEFNIPYSTQFYEICQELNCQAYVVGLGEEKHEIIKDDQFTVEHLPKPKVFNKNSGITYYVNEIIYAFILIFKALKFKANLVVGSTPVGLFFISSILNWFKVKVVTQNGCVLISKDEKQTLLSKLNLRLAIKAYQKYIYSCLNHSDDITKQIQQLTEGKHPPLIRFIAKYPRSQFLKIKDPDFDLPTFNVLFIGRIETNKGVFLLLEIAKQLVVEGKNNISFDICGSGSQLETLKDAVKNEHLESSFICHGFSNRQQLIERLGESHIVIVPTLSSFIEGYNQVVLEGVLAGRPVITSQVCPAIWDVKEAVVEAEIDSWESYKDCLLKLYNQRDLYEEKRNAALSLRERFFDSPEVFQNQLKKIMLEVQKQISD, encoded by the coding sequence ATGAGTACAGATAATCAAAGAAGTTTAAGAGTTTTTTATTTTACCGGTCCTGGTACACCTATTGGACCATATCAAAGCTGGAAAAAAGGAGAACTCTATCCCAAGGAATTTAATATACCTTATAGCACTCAGTTTTATGAAATTTGTCAAGAATTAAATTGTCAGGCTTATGTAGTTGGTTTAGGAGAAGAGAAACATGAGATAATTAAAGATGATCAATTTACTGTAGAACATTTACCCAAACCGAAAGTATTTAACAAAAATTCAGGTATCACTTACTATGTAAATGAGATTATTTATGCCTTTATTTTAATCTTCAAAGCTTTAAAATTTAAGGCTAATCTAGTTGTAGGATCAACACCAGTAGGGCTTTTCTTTATCTCATCTATTCTTAACTGGTTTAAAGTTAAGGTTGTGACTCAGAATGGTTGTGTTTTGATAAGCAAAGATGAAAAACAAACATTATTAAGTAAATTGAATCTCAGGCTAGCCATAAAAGCTTATCAAAAATACATTTATAGTTGTTTAAATCATTCAGATGATATAACTAAACAAATTCAACAACTTACAGAAGGTAAACATCCGCCTCTAATTAGATTTATCGCTAAATATCCTAGAAGTCAATTTCTCAAGATTAAAGATCCCGATTTTGATTTACCTACTTTTAACGTTTTGTTTATAGGAAGAATTGAAACTAATAAAGGTGTATTTCTTTTGCTAGAAATAGCCAAACAGTTAGTTGTAGAAGGTAAAAATAACATTAGCTTTGATATCTGTGGAAGTGGTAGTCAGCTTGAAACCTTAAAAGACGCAGTTAAAAACGAGCACCTAGAATCTTCTTTTATTTGTCATGGATTTAGTAATAGACAACAACTAATAGAAAGATTGGGAGAATCCCATATAGTAATAGTTCCAACTTTGAGTAGTTTTATTGAAGGCTACAATCAAGTAGTATTGGAAGGGGTTTTAGCAGGGAGACCTGTGATAACTTCTCAGGTTTGTCCTGCTATCTGGGATGTTAAAGAAGCTGTAGTAGAAGCAGAAATAGATAGTTGGGAAAGTTATAAAGATTGTCTATTAAAACTATACAATCAAAGAGATTTATACGAAGAGAAAAGAAATGCTGCGCTGTCTTTACGAGAACGTTTTTTCGATTCTCCCGAAGTTTTCCAAAATCAGCTTAAAAAAATTATGTTGGAAGTCCAAAAACAAATATCTGATTAA
- a CDS encoding DUF2237 domain-containing protein encodes MMEAKNVLGTKLQICCLSPVTGFYRNGRCDTGPEDYGMHTVCAQVTAEFLEFSQKRGNDLSTPVPGYDFPGLQPGDRWCLCVLRWKEALEAGVAPPIILEACHESVLQYVPLEKLQEFSLVEN; translated from the coding sequence ATCATGGAAGCTAAAAACGTCCTCGGTACAAAATTACAGATTTGTTGTCTCTCTCCTGTCACGGGTTTCTATCGTAACGGGAGATGTGATACCGGACCTGAAGATTATGGAATGCACACAGTTTGCGCCCAGGTAACCGCTGAATTCCTAGAATTTAGTCAAAAACGAGGTAATGATCTCTCTACCCCTGTTCCTGGTTATGATTTTCCTGGTCTTCAACCAGGCGATCGCTGGTGTTTATGTGTTCTGAGGTGGAAAGAAGCTTTAGAAGCGGGGGTAGCACCCCCGATTATTCTTGAAGCTTGTCACGAGTCAGTTCTTCAATACGTACCCCTAGAAAAGTTGCAGGAGTTTTCCTTAGTAGAAAATTAA